The Macellibacteroides fermentans genome includes the window CCAAACTTCATAAAAAATATGAACCCCAAACAGAATTATTATTCAACGTGCAACACTAAACCTTTAAGATATTCACCTTCGGGATGATAGATGTTTATAGGATGGTCGGCTGGTTGAGTAAGCTGATGCAATATCCGTACGTTACGGCCCGATTGAGCTGCCGCACTGAATACAGCCAAACGGAAATTCTCTTTGCTTACAACCTGAGAGCAGGAGAAGGTAAAGATGATACCGCCTGGTTTGATTTTCTCAAAGGCAATCGCATTAAGTTTTCTGTATCCTTGCAGAGCGTTACGTAAAACATCCTTATGTTTTGCGAAAGCTGGAGGGTCCAGAATGATCAAGTCGTAATTGCTGCCCATTTTTTCCAAATATTTGAAGGCATCTTCGGCATAAGCCTCGTGCCGGGGATCATTTGGGAAATTAGCCTCCACATTTTTATTTGTTAAAGCAATAGCTCTGGCCGAACTGTCTACCGAGTGAACCACTTTTGCACCGCCCCGCATGGCATAAAAAGAAAAGCCTCCGGTGTAACAGAACATGTTAAGCACAGATCTGTCTTTCGCATATTGTTGTAACAACGTACGATTTTCACGTTGGTCTACAAAGAAGCCTGTTTTCTGCCCCTTAAGCCAGTCAACATAAAACTTCAATCCGTTTTCGACGGCTATTTCTTCAATTTCGCCGCCATATAAATAACCATCCTCTGTTCCCAGGTTTGCCTTGAAAGGTAAGGTGGATTCGGATTTGTAATAAACATTACGTAAGCTTTCTCCCATTACCTTTTTCAGAGCTTCCACTATGATTGATCTGGCATGATGCATTCCAACGGAATGCGCTTGTACTACAGCTGTATGAGCGTAAACATCAATTACCAATCCGGGCAGATTATCCCCTTCTCCATGAATCAAACGATACGTGTTGTTGTAATCAGTACCAGCCAAACCTAATGATTTCCGAATGGAATAAGCTACTTCAATCCGCTCTACCCAGAAATGGATGTCGATAGGTATTTGCTTGAAAGAGAGTATGCGTACGGCAATGCTACCTATCTGGTAGTGCCCCAATGCCAGAAACTGGTTGTTTGATCCAAAAATCTCTACGATGTCTCCTTCGGCAGGTTTTCCCTGGATGGATTGTATCGCGCCCGAGAATACCCACGGATGAAAACGTAACAACGATTCTTCCTTTTTGGGTTTGAGAATAACTTTGCAATAGTTCATTTATAATGCTTTCAATTGTTTGTAAATTTTAAGGCAGGCCCAGGCGTCCAATGAAGCGTACTTCTTTTGCCCTTCAGACAAAATATCTGCTTCCCAATTACTGAGACGTTGACCCTTTGATATTTTTTTATTGAAAATGATTGCATAAATCTTTTGCAGGCTCGCATCTTTTATGCCATACTTTCCAACGTAATTTTGCAGATCCAGAAATCCTTTTGGTTCAAGTTTGCTCCGTTTCTGAATAGCATTAAAGTCATCTCTTAGTGAAAGTCCGATTTTTTGAATGGACGCATCAGATAAAAAATGTTCCAACGCCTCTGGGATTCCAATATGATTTAGCCTGAAAAGAAAACAGGTATCTTCCGTTGATATTTGCATCAGGGATATTTTATTAGATTGCCCTTTTCTAAAATTTGGTCTGGTCTCCGTATCAAAACCAACTTCCTTGAATGTAGAGAGATAAGATATTGCTTTTTCAGTATCCCTTTCCGTATCTACAACAATCACCCTGCCAGGAAATTCCTCGATGGGTAACAGAGACAAATCTTCTTTATTTATGGTTTGTAAAAAATCCATCATACCTCCTCGTTGATCGCTAAATTAGTCTCCTCGTCATATCTGATAGCATGTAATGCCTTCAGAGCGTTTAATAATTGCTGACCCCAAAACTTCTGAAAGTTTTCGCGACATAATCCAACAGCTTCAGCCATTACCTCCTCATTCCCTTGCCTGAAAACCGATACGAAATTACCTGTATCCTGGTATACATCTGCAAGATTCTCTGAAATGAATGCCGCAACCGGGGTGTCACTATATTGCATGTCCGGATGAAAGGTTTCCAGATAGGTATCACTTTCGCCTAGTAGCGTCGCAATTTGGTTACGTACCAATTCGTACATATCCTCAGTAACTGTAAATTCGGGTTCAATCTCCTCTGTTTCTTCAATTTCAGGTAAAAGTGAAGCTTTAATATAGAGCAGAGGCAATAATTTGGTTGCCTTGTCTGTAAATTCAAAACTGGATAATTTACCTGCAGATTCAACAAAAGAACAGAACTCAAGTGCAACTGTTACAAATTCAATGGTATTCCTGTTATAAACAGGACTGTTTTCGTTCTCCATACGCTCTTGTTCGTTCAACGTCTAAATATAATTTGCAAAAATAGGAAATAATTATTTCCCTATCACACTTTGTTTTTATTACTTTTGCATTGTGAGATAAAATAGATCTCTTAATTTAGAATTTTATGGCAAAAAAGAGCAATACGAAGCAAACAACTGTTACACCTGGTTTCTTTACTTTACTAAAGGAGTTCTTTACCAATGAACGTACCCGTTTTATAAGCGGGCTGATTATATCCTTTGTTACAGTATATGTAGGCCTTTCACTTATATCCTTTTTCTTTACAGGAGGGATTGATCAAAGTAAAATTGACAATGTACCATTGGGGGATTTAGTGTTGAACAAGGGTTCTGTTTCAAACTGGACGGGGGTGAGAGGTGCGTATTTAGCTGATTTACTAATGAATCGCTGGTTTGGAATCTCCTCTTTTGTCATTTTATTCTTTTTAGGATCCTTGGGAGCCAAGCTGATGAATCTAAACAATGTATCGTTACTAAGACGTTTTATATTCAGTGCTACGTTATTGATCTGGGGATCTCTGTTTTTTGCTTTTGTCTTTTTAAAAGGATATGAAGACACTTTTATTTATCTGGGGGGGCAACACGGATATTACCTTTCCGAAAAAATGATTAACAATATAGGGGTACCCGGGACTTTCCTTTTTATTTTGGGAACCTTTCTTATTATAGCTGTCTTTTGCAGCAAGAGGACAATTCCATTTCTTCAGAAATTATTCTCGTTCTCTTGGTTCAGAGAACGATTTGATAGAAAGAAAACTTCTATGTCTGGAACAGTGGAAGAAGAATCCGGAGACTTAATTGCCGAATTTGATACGGAGAAGGAGTTGGAGGAGGCCGAATCTCAATTTGAAAACAAAGCTCCTGCCGAAAAAACTGTTCGTCTTACCTATGCAGACGCGATTGAAGAAGATTCCTTCGAGATTAATGTACCTCAGGGAGAGGAGGTTTACGAGAGTTTTGCAGAACCTGTCCGGCCGTCGGAAGTGGTAGATGATGTGTTATTTACCATAGATGTTCCTACTGGAGACGACGACGTGTATGATGGCTCGTCAATGGGAGAGTACGATCCTAAACTTGATCTTTCGCAATACCGGTACCCGACTACCGACTTACTAAAAAAATACGATGTTGGAGATCATCAGGTGGATATGGAAGAGCAAAAAGCAAACCAGACACGTATTAAAACAACGCTTGAGAACTTTGGTATCAACATTGCCTCAATTAAAGCGACTGTAGGACCTACGCTTACGCTGTATGAAGTAATTCCCGAAGCAGGTGTCCGTATTTCCAAAATCAGAAATCTGGAAGATGATATTGCATTAAGTTTGTCGGCCTTAGGGATCCGTATCATTGCTCCCATGCCAGGGAAAGGAACTATTGGTATTGAAGTGCCTAATAAAGATCCTCAGATTGTATCTATGCAATCTGTCATTGCATCCCGCAAGTTCCAGGAGTGCAAATACGATCTACCGGTTGCATTAGGTAAGACTATCACCAACGAAATTTACATGTTCGATCTTTGTAAAATGCCTCACCTTCTGGTTGCCGGGGCCACCGGACAAGGTAAATCTGTTGGTCTGAATGCTATTATCACGTCATTGCTTTATAAGAAACATCCTTCAGAATTGAAGTTTGTCCTGGTCGATCCCAAAATGGTTGAATTTAGTATCTATTCTGAGATCGAGCGGCATTATCTGGCCAAGTTGCCTGATGCTGATAAGGCCATCATCACCGATTTTACGAAGGTGATCCAGACATTGAATTCGCTTTGTAAAGAGATGGACGACCGGTACGATCTGTTGATGAAAGCCCATACCCGAAACATAAAGGAGTACAATGAAAAATTTATTAAAAGACGCCTGAATCCGGAAAAGGGGCATAAATACATGCCTTATATTGTGGTGATTATAGACGAGTTTGGAGATTTGATCATGACTGCAGGAAAAGAAATAGAACTTCCTATTGCACGTATTGCTCAGAAAGCCAGAGCTGTAGGTATTCATATGGTGATTGCCACCCAGCGTCCTTCAACCAATATTATCACCGGAACCATTAAAGCGAACTTCCCGGCACGTTTAGCTTTCAGGGTATCCTCTATGATTGACTCGCGTACCATTTTAGATTCGCCGGGTGCTAATCAGCTTATTGGACGAGGTGACCTTCTTTTCTCGCAGGGTAACGACATGATTCGAGTTCAGTGTGCGTTTGTAGATACCCCCGAAGTTGAACAAGTAGCCTCATTTATCGGTTCACAACAAGGATATCCCACGGCATTCCAGTTACCCGAATACGTTGGTGAAAATGATGGAGATAAAATGCCCGGAGCCGTTGACTTGTCAGATCGTGATCCTCTGTTTGATGAAGCTGCCCGTTTGTTGGTTATTCAGCAACAAGGATCTACCTCTCTAATCCAGCGTAAGTTTGCCATTGGCTACAATCGCGCCGGTCGTTTGATGGATCAGCTCGAAGCCGCAGGGATTGTGGGCCCGTTTGAAGGAAGTAAAGCCAGACAAGTACTGATACAAGATGAATATAATTTAGAACGTCTTTTAAATTCACTTAAATAGACAGAAAATATGAAGATGAATAATAAAAAACAGATGGGACGAATCGCATTATTTGTTATAGCTTTGCTATTGGGTTTGTCGGGTGCTGTTTTTGCTCAGCAAGCAGAAGCCGTTTTAGATAAAGCGTCTCAGAAATACAAAGAATCAAACGGTATATCTGCCGTGTTTAATTTGCAGATTCGTTCTAAAGCGAATCAGAAAGCAGAGGTGATAGAGGGTAGCATACAGATGAAAGGTGATAAATTCACCTTAAAGACTCCTCAATCCTATACATGGTATGATGGAGCAACTCAATGGGTGTATATGGAGCAAACCGAAGAGGTAAATGTCAGTAAGCCGGAAGGCGACGAATTACAGTTTACCAATCCGGTTGTATTACTTAATACATACAAAAAAGGATTTACAGCCAAACACAAAGGCGAAAGTACCAATCAAAGCGGTAAGAAGGTATTTGATATTACGCTTGTTCCAAAGAACAGAAAAAGCGATATCAGTAAAATCGATCTGAGGATTGATAAAATAACCAATTTTCCTGCATCCATAACAGTTACTAATAAAAACGGAGTAAGCAATACTATTCTTATTAGTAAATTGGTAACGGGAGTAAACCAATCTGCATCCGTATTTGTTTTCGATCAGAGAAAGTTTCCAAATGCAGAAATTATCGATCTTAGATAAAACATAACATAAATAATATTTGAATATGAGTGATACTGTAAACGAAAAAGTACGTTGCCTGATTATCGGATCAGGACCTGCGGGTTACACTGCGGCAATCTATGCGTCCAGAGCAAATCTTTCACCTGTCCTATATGAAGGAATTCAACCGGGAGGACAGCTTACAACGACAACCGAAGTAGAAAACTTCCCCGGTTATCCTGAAGGAATCACCGGTCCGGAATTAATGGAAGATCTTAAAAAACAGGCCGTTCGCTTTGGGACAGATGTTCGTTATGGACACGCAACAGCTACCGATTTGTCGGCTGCCCCATATAAAGTAACCATTGATGGTGAAAAAGTGATAGAGGCCGAAACAATCATTATTTCAACAGGAGCTACAGCCAAATACCTGGGATTGCCGGACGAGCAGAAATATGCAGGTATGGGAGTATCTGCTTGTGCTACATGTGACGGATTCTTTTATCGTAAAAAAACGGTAGCAGTAGTTGGGGGAGGAGATACCGCTTGTGAAGAAGCGCTTTACCTCGCAGGATTAGCTAAACATGTTTATCTGATTGTCCGTAAACCCTTCCTACGTGCATCAAAAGTAATGCAGGAGCGTGTTTTCAAGGCCGAAAACATTACCGTATTGTTCGAACATAATACCCTTGGGCTATTTGGCGAAAACGGAGTTGAAGGAGCACATCTGGTTAAAAGAATGGGGGAAGCAGACGAAGAAAAAGTCGACATCGCCATTGATGGTTTCTTCCTTGCAATAGGACACACGCCTAATTCAGATATTTTTAAACCCTGGATTGAAACAGATTCTGTAGGATATATTAAAACAATTCCTGATACACCTCGTACAAATGTTCCGGGAGTGTTTGCTGCCGGCGATGTGGCCGATCCCCATTACCGCCAGGCTATTACCGCTGCCGGAAGTGGTTGTAAGGCCGCTATGGAAGCCGAACGTTATCTTTCAGAACTTGGTAAGTAAAATTTTATTATGGGAGACTGCCTGAAACAGTCTCCCTCTCTTTTATATAAATACTTAAATCTCAAAAGTACCATGAAAATTAAAAATTTCTTTCTCATTCTTCTTTGTTTATCCCTTGGTCTTTCTGCCGGGGCAAAAAATAAAACAAAAGTAATTGCACACAGGGGGTATTGGAAAATTGAAGGCTCGGCTCAGAACTCGATTAAATCTCTTGAAGAGGCTGATCGTATTGAGGTGTACGGCTCTGAATTTGATGTCCACCTTACAGCCGATAATGAGGCAATTGTGTTTCACGACAATAAAGTAAACGATATCAAAGTTCAGGAAGTAAATTACGACAAGCTGAAAGATATTCAACTTGCCAATGGCGAAAAGATCCCCACTTTAGATCAATATTTGCAAAAAGGTAAAAAATTAAAGAAAGCGAAGCTGATATTTGAATTAAAGTCTCACGCCACACCTCAGCGAGACAGAGAGGCTGCTGCTTTCATATTAAACAAAATCAAAGAATACAAGCTCCAGAAGAAGACAGAATACATCGCCTTTAGTCTGGAAGCAGCCAAAGAGATCATTCGTTTGGATAAAAAGGCAAAAGTATCCTATCTTAACGGCGAACTTTCCCCAAAAGAATTGAAATCGTTAGGATTTGCAGGTCTTGATTATAATTAC containing:
- a CDS encoding class I SAM-dependent rRNA methyltransferase gives rise to the protein MNYCKVILKPKKEESLLRFHPWVFSGAIQSIQGKPAEGDIVEIFGSNNQFLALGHYQIGSIAVRILSFKQIPIDIHFWVERIEVAYSIRKSLGLAGTDYNNTYRLIHGEGDNLPGLVIDVYAHTAVVQAHSVGMHHARSIIVEALKKVMGESLRNVYYKSESTLPFKANLGTEDGYLYGGEIEEIAVENGLKFYVDWLKGQKTGFFVDQRENRTLLQQYAKDRSVLNMFCYTGGFSFYAMRGGAKVVHSVDSSARAIALTNKNVEANFPNDPRHEAYAEDAFKYLEKMGSNYDLIILDPPAFAKHKDVLRNALQGYRKLNAIAFEKIKPGGIIFTFSCSQVVSKENFRLAVFSAAAQSGRNVRILHQLTQPADHPINIYHPEGEYLKGLVLHVE
- a CDS encoding LolA family protein codes for the protein MKMNNKKQMGRIALFVIALLLGLSGAVFAQQAEAVLDKASQKYKESNGISAVFNLQIRSKANQKAEVIEGSIQMKGDKFTLKTPQSYTWYDGATQWVYMEQTEEVNVSKPEGDELQFTNPVVLLNTYKKGFTAKHKGESTNQSGKKVFDITLVPKNRKSDISKIDLRIDKITNFPASITVTNKNGVSNTILISKLVTGVNQSASVFVFDQRKFPNAEIIDLR
- a CDS encoding glycerophosphodiester phosphodiesterase family protein; this translates as MKIKNFFLILLCLSLGLSAGAKNKTKVIAHRGYWKIEGSAQNSIKSLEEADRIEVYGSEFDVHLTADNEAIVFHDNKVNDIKVQEVNYDKLKDIQLANGEKIPTLDQYLQKGKKLKKAKLIFELKSHATPQRDREAAAFILNKIKEYKLQKKTEYIAFSLEAAKEIIRLDKKAKVSYLNGELSPKELKSLGFAGLDYNYNVIKKHPEWVKEAKDLDLTVNVWTVNTAEQMQEMIALGVDYITTDYPELLQQELKK
- a CDS encoding 3'-5' exonuclease, with translation MMDFLQTINKEDLSLLPIEEFPGRVIVVDTERDTEKAISYLSTFKEVGFDTETRPNFRKGQSNKISLMQISTEDTCFLFRLNHIGIPEALEHFLSDASIQKIGLSLRDDFNAIQKRSKLEPKGFLDLQNYVGKYGIKDASLQKIYAIIFNKKISKGQRLSNWEADILSEGQKKYASLDAWACLKIYKQLKAL
- a CDS encoding FtsK/SpoIIIE family DNA translocase, with amino-acid sequence MAKKSNTKQTTVTPGFFTLLKEFFTNERTRFISGLIISFVTVYVGLSLISFFFTGGIDQSKIDNVPLGDLVLNKGSVSNWTGVRGAYLADLLMNRWFGISSFVILFFLGSLGAKLMNLNNVSLLRRFIFSATLLIWGSLFFAFVFLKGYEDTFIYLGGQHGYYLSEKMINNIGVPGTFLFILGTFLIIAVFCSKRTIPFLQKLFSFSWFRERFDRKKTSMSGTVEEESGDLIAEFDTEKELEEAESQFENKAPAEKTVRLTYADAIEEDSFEINVPQGEEVYESFAEPVRPSEVVDDVLFTIDVPTGDDDVYDGSSMGEYDPKLDLSQYRYPTTDLLKKYDVGDHQVDMEEQKANQTRIKTTLENFGINIASIKATVGPTLTLYEVIPEAGVRISKIRNLEDDIALSLSALGIRIIAPMPGKGTIGIEVPNKDPQIVSMQSVIASRKFQECKYDLPVALGKTITNEIYMFDLCKMPHLLVAGATGQGKSVGLNAIITSLLYKKHPSELKFVLVDPKMVEFSIYSEIERHYLAKLPDADKAIITDFTKVIQTLNSLCKEMDDRYDLLMKAHTRNIKEYNEKFIKRRLNPEKGHKYMPYIVVIIDEFGDLIMTAGKEIELPIARIAQKARAVGIHMVIATQRPSTNIITGTIKANFPARLAFRVSSMIDSRTILDSPGANQLIGRGDLLFSQGNDMIRVQCAFVDTPEVEQVASFIGSQQGYPTAFQLPEYVGENDGDKMPGAVDLSDRDPLFDEAARLLVIQQQGSTSLIQRKFAIGYNRAGRLMDQLEAAGIVGPFEGSKARQVLIQDEYNLERLLNSLK
- the trxB gene encoding thioredoxin-disulfide reductase; the encoded protein is MSDTVNEKVRCLIIGSGPAGYTAAIYASRANLSPVLYEGIQPGGQLTTTTEVENFPGYPEGITGPELMEDLKKQAVRFGTDVRYGHATATDLSAAPYKVTIDGEKVIEAETIIISTGATAKYLGLPDEQKYAGMGVSACATCDGFFYRKKTVAVVGGGDTACEEALYLAGLAKHVYLIVRKPFLRASKVMQERVFKAENITVLFEHNTLGLFGENGVEGAHLVKRMGEADEEKVDIAIDGFFLAIGHTPNSDIFKPWIETDSVGYIKTIPDTPRTNVPGVFAAGDVADPHYRQAITAAGSGCKAAMEAERYLSELGK
- a CDS encoding DUF5063 domain-containing protein; this encodes MENENSPVYNRNTIEFVTVALEFCSFVESAGKLSSFEFTDKATKLLPLLYIKASLLPEIEETEEIEPEFTVTEDMYELVRNQIATLLGESDTYLETFHPDMQYSDTPVAAFISENLADVYQDTGNFVSVFRQGNEEVMAEAVGLCRENFQKFWGQQLLNALKALHAIRYDEETNLAINEEV